gaCGGGGAACTCGAACTTGATCGACTGCTCGTATACGACCCCGGCTGGGCTCTCTAGGATGATCCCGGCGCCCCCGGACGTCTGATTGGAGGCCCCGTCCAGGTGGAGCCTCCACCATGTGCCCGTCTCTTCGGTTGGATCTCCCGTCACTTCTACCAGGGAGTCTGCCATTGCTTGCGCCTTGATTGCTTGCCGGGGTTTGTACCGTATGTCGTATTGGGAGAGTTCAATGGACCAAGTCATCATCCTTCCCGCTAAATCGGGTTTCTGGAGTACTTGTCGGATTCCTTGGTCCGTTCTTACGACAATCTGGTGACCTTGGAAGTATTCTTTTAACCTCCGAGAAGAGGTCAAGAGTGCCAGAGCTAGTTTTTCCAGTTTGCTGTACCTTAGTTCCGCCCTTTTTAGGGCTCTGCTCACGAAATAGACTGGTTGTTGAACCCTTCCTTCTTCTCGTATCAAAACCATGGCCAGGGCTTCTCCCGTTATGGCGAGGTATAGGTATAACGGCTCTCCGGCCTTTGGCTTCCCGAGCACAGGGGGTGTTGCTAGGATTTCCTTGAAGTGTCTGAAAGCTTCCTCGCATGCGGGCATCCATTCAAATGCTATCCCTTTCCTCATGAGGTTAAAGAAGGGTAGGGCTTTTGTTGCCGAAGCTCCGAGGAAACGGGATAACGAGGTGAGTAGACCTGCCAACCTCTGGACGTCCTTGACACAGCCCAGACTCTTCATCTGGAGTATCGCTTAGCATTTCTCAGGGTTGGCTTCTACCcccctttgggttatcatgaatcctAGGAACTTTCCAGCTTCCATGGCGAAGGCACATTTGAGGGGATTGAGCCTCATACCATGTTGTCGGAGAGACGCGAATACATTTCCCAGGTCATTGAGGAGGTCGTCGGGCCGCGTAGTCTTTGCGAGgatgtcgtctacatagacttccactGTCTTGCCTATGAGATCGCCAAATATtttgttcatcagtctttggtatGTTGCCCCTGCGTTTTTTAGGCCGAATGGCATCACCTTGTAGCAGTAGGTCCCCCCAGGCGTTATAAATGCTGTCTTGTCCTCGTCGGGTCAGTGCATCGATATCTGATTGTAGtcggagtaggcatccatgaagctcagatactGGTAACCCACCGCCGCGTCGACGAGTGCATCTATGTTGGGGAGGGGGAAACAATCTTTAGGGCATGCCTTGTTGAGGTCAgagtagtctacgcacattctccatttgccgcTGTGCTTTTTTACTAGAACTACATTCGAAAGCCAGGTCGAGTAGTCTAGTTCCCGTATGAAGCCCgcttctaggaggctggccgtctgcctggccacctcctctgccctCTCTCGCGACATCTTTCTCCTCCTCTGGGCTACCGGGCGGGCTTTCGATTTGACGGCTAGGTGGTGCGACATGACTTTGGGGTCTATACCCGACATGTCGGCCGGTGTCCAGGCGAACAAATCCCCATTGGCCCTGATCATTTCTACCAGAGCCTCCTTCAATTCATGTGGAAGGTTTCTATTGACAAACGAGAACTTTTTCTCCGTGTCACCGACCCTGAACTTCTCCAGGTCCCCCTCTGGTTCCGGTCTAGGCTTGTCGTCAACTCTGGCATCCAGGTCGGCCAGGAACACCCCCGACGCCTCTTTAGATTTCTTCCTTAGGGAGAGGCTGGCGTTGTCACAAGCGACCGCCGTTTCTAGATCTCCCCTTATGGACCCTATAGATCCGTCGTCGGTAACAAACTTCATGACCAGTAGCTTTGTGTTGATTATCGCCTCAACATCGTTAATCGTCTTTCTTCccaagatgatgttgtaggctgtgGATTCTCAGAGAATCACGAACTCAGCCATTGCCGATCTTTGGCCTTGATCCTGTCCCACGAAAATTGGCAGAGATATCACTCCgtctggcttgatgaagtggtcaccTAACCCGATGACCCCGTGCTGGTGAGTCGATAGGTCGGCGTCCCTTAACCCCAGTGCGTCGAACACGTTGCAGAACATAATGTTCGAGTCTGCCCCCATGTCGACAaggattcgtttgacgaggccggttcccactctggccgtgatgaccataGGTGGGTTTTCAGGGGcctcgtcgaaccattggtcttCTGGGCCGAAAGAGATGGATGGGGGCTTCTTAGAGCTTCGCACCAGCGAGGAGGAGACCGCCAGGACCTTGGTGTCTTTCTTGTGTGATGATCTCGACCTTGGCGTGGTGTTTTTGGCGGTTACGACGTTTATCACGGTGAGGTCGTGGTCTTTGTCTTCTGGCTCTTGTCGCCGTTTTGCCGACCGGGTCTTGCCCTCCTCATCTTGGTCGCGATGTCGTCTCCTCGGCTCCCTTATAAGATGGGATAATTCTGTTAGTTTACCGTCCCTTATCGCTTGTTCTAGTGCGTCCTTCAGGTCAAAGCAGTCCTGTGTTTGGTGCCCATAGCCCTTGTGGTAGTCACAGTAGAGGCTCTTGTTTCCCCTAGTACGATCCTtgagtggtcggggcttcgacaaGATTCCATTCTCGGCTATTTGCTGATAAACTTCCATGATGGGAAGAGTGAGTGGAGTGTAGTTGGTGAATTTTCCGATCCGGGAAAACGGTCTGGGTGCCTTGCTCGGCCCTCCATCTCTGGCTTGCTCCTTCTGTCTTTCTCCGTTACCTTGTTGCTTAGGTGGATTGTAGGAGGAgtgccgtttattggcagccacgacttggctgacttcctcgtcattTATGTATTCCTTAGCTACAGTTTGAATCTCGTGCATCGTCCAAACTGGTTTCGTGGTGAGGTGTTTTCGGAAGTCCTCGTTGAGGAGGCCGTTCGTCAGACAGAGGctggccaccgagtcggttaAGCCGTCAATTTctaagcattcgtcgttgaaccggtccaggtattttttggtCGGCTCCCCGGGCCTTTGGGTTATCCCAAGTAGGTTGATCGGGTGCTTACCCTTTGCTATTCGTGTTGTGAATTGGGCTAAGAAGGCACGGCTAATGTCCGCAAACCCGTAGATGGATCCTTGCGGGAGGCCGTTAAACCACCAGATCGCAGGCCCTGCCAGGGTGACTGGGAAGGCCCGGCACCTCACCTCGTCTCCTACTCCCTGCAGATTCattctggcctcaaaggccgtgaggTGTTCCAGAGGGTCTTGGGTTCCATCATACCTCATGTCCATTGGTTTGTCGAAGTACTTCGGCAACCGGACTTCGAGGATGGATCGGTGGAACGGGGTGGCGCCCATTATCACGGGCCGCCGTGTCTTCACAGGCCTCTCTTCTCCGTCCTCACGATCTTGTCCCGTGAGGCGCGTTTCCTTGCCTCGGGAGTAGATGATTGTGTCGTTTCGTCTTCTCGGGTGCTTTCCGCTTCCGTTCTGGAAGCGGAGGCGTGCCGGGAGCGACTCTGGTGGGAATCTCTCTCTCGGCTTTCAGGAGACGGGGAGTAGCTAGGTCGGTGGTTCGTCGGTTATGCTCCTGATCGGCTAGTTGTCGTTCCAGGTTCTGGACCCTATGGCGTAGCTCCTGCATTATCCTGGCGCTATCGCCGCCAGTTCCTTCGAAGGGGCGTGTCTCTCGCGTCCTTGTGCGTGGTTCATTGCGCTGCCGGGGTGACCTTCGTCGCCCTCCCGGTGAGGCGACAGAGGCTTCCCCCTCTGCGCCGGCTGTTCGGCCTTGGTCTCCGGTGCCCGGCACGACGTCCATTTAGGCAGTCCCCACAGACAGCGCCAATGTACGGTTGGTTGGTTACCGGACGATTCGGGTGGAGGTTTGAGGTAGTGGGGACGCCTCGTTCTGATCGGTTGTGATCGGATCGGGCCAACCGGGCTGCCGAGCTCTTGTTGTGGAGAgaggggtgtcacctgcaaagacccTCCGACGCTCTAGTTAGTTAGTGTGCAGGCGAGAAATAGACAGGTGGAATGTGTGACGTACCTCGGGGAAGAGCTGGACCCCCCATATATATCGTATCAGGAGTGGGCCCCGCAAGGGCAGagcccaccttcctcgaagcttccttaGACAGCTGTGATGAAGAGCTGCCCAAGACGCGTGCTCGAGTCAGATTTCGAAGGTTTTCCACCGACCGTCCGGGTCGGGAGGCCCATGGGTCGGGTTGGCCCATGCCGCTTTGGGTTAGGCCGTAACAACAAGCATTTGCTATGCAAAAATATCTAACATTCAAAATGCAATACCAAGCAACAAAATATAAATGCAATCCCAATCCAACAATAAAtatcaatcaacaaaaaaaaGCCAACACAGCACAATGCCAAAAGTCAGCATCAAATTCTCAGCAAAATTATCATAGTGAGCAATTCAAAACGATTCAATAAGTTCAGCAGCGTGAATCAGGAAGCAGAGCGAGAATTCAACACTTTCCAGTAACCTAtccactaatttcaaagaaattCAATCAAGTTGGTTCAAATGAATGGAGCAGCAATTTCACAACAAATAAGTGATTCCAACATAAATCAGCAAACTCAGAATAATCTCAAACACTTCCATCAACAATGCAAAACCTAAGaatctaaaataaactaaattagtTGGTACCATTTATTTTGTTCATCATGAGCATGCTACTTGTAATGGCATTATGTATATGGAGACACAAACTTGAGGAGCCAGGTGAATCCATGATATTTAACATTTGACTGCTTCTACTAAAGACAATATTGTAGCTCTCTTAGAATTGCTATTTGCTATCCATTCCTATTTTGCTAAAAATATTTTGGTGGAAGCAACATGCTCGCAAAGGGGGAAATGAAGACATAGATCTTCCAATATTTGATCTCTGAGTTCGTGCCTAATAGGAGTTTGGACTACTTTATTTTTGGTTTATGTCTTAACCATCTTTAATTTATGGTTCTCTTTCACAATTACTGTCATGTAGATATCAAGTTAACTTTAAATGTCCTCAAATGCCAGACGATTCTAGAAGAAAATATTAGATTGGCCTACGCGCTTTCAAGTTATTAGCGGGACAGCTCAAGGCCTATTGGACTTTAGGCTAAGAGCCTGAGAGTCATTCATatagatctaaaaactaataatattcttttTCATAAAGACATGAATGTAAAAATATCAGACTTTAGTCTTGTTAAGACATTTGCAGCCGATCAAACTAAGGCCAACACAAAAAGAGTGATGATGGGGACTCATCAACTCATTAAGTAGGTTTTCTTTTTTAAGATTTATCTATATTGTGATTTAAGGAcacatgttaaaattaattacaaattaaaaaatatacaaaatttaaattttcaatgtatttattttatatttattaaataaaaaaatttaaatcttttattaATGATAAACTTATCAAGTATCCTTAGAGCATATGTtagctaaaatttttttttattcataaagcTGTAACAttcttttattagtattttaagtctattttaaaaaaaaaaaattttttacgatatgatactaaaatttttataacaaaaaaaatgtacttcaatatttgatatttatatttttctaaagGAATGCACTTAGATAAAAACACTTAAAAcgtttttttaaagatattttttagtacttaaaatttaatatatatatatatatatattaattaattaaatcatgttatttttgtcaaaattagatcagataaattgatttggtTAAAAAATCGATAAACTATATCTTGAATCggtctaaataaattttttattttttataaaaaataattacaatatcgttattataaaaaataactaaaatactactactactacttctactactactactattattattattattataaattttgaaaactctaaattctaactcttttcttttttcttggtcATTATAAGGTTAagatttaagatttttaaaattaatatatatataggaaTATTTTGTTTAACCATTTTCTTAAAATATagttattgtagtcattttttataaaaaaaatgttaatttggatcggtttaaaatttgatttactaacttttaattttaatcaaatcaatttgtctaatctaattttaacaaaaataatacgatttaatcgattatatatatatatatattaaattttaattactaaaaaatatctttaaaaaaaacgttttaaatatttttatttatttaagtggCTGTGGCCTGTGGCTCTCTTTTCTAAATTCACTGTAATTAGCATGGTTAACAAAGGCATATCCCATATGTATATAACACTTTTGTTTCATGAAATAAGAAAgttaagttgaaaaaaaaaaagagacagaaTGGAACTCATACGTCATACCATGAATTCTCGTTTGTCAACTCTTTAGTTGCACAATCAATATTGCCCTGgaaaattttattcattaatCATTATGCAGCCGCCTGGCCAATTGTTGCTGAATGTCTCTTTCTGTTTTCCCTATTTGATCTGCCACTTCATGGAATCGCTAAATTTCTTCAGATACTTATGTTTTATCTACGTGATTACGTTGAACTAAAACTGCAGTGAGATGGGCATCGTGAGAGTTGACTTTTGTGTTtatgtgataattttttttatattttagagcATCTTAAATgcttattttagtttaattttattttaagtcttataaaatattatataaatatttataaaattatatattataaagatTTATTAAATTTGTCGTTTTAATGTttgattttatttcaatttaacaAAATTGTAGTGACAACGTTACGATGTTTATTAACTAATAATAGCATTTTATtagtctttttttaaaataatacaacctctctttattaatattagtatcattttaaaaattataatttcaaatcAGTTCAGTTATTATAGAAATTAAAAGTGATATTAAACAATATTCCATTAGTGTTGGTCTTAGTATTAGATCAAATTTAAGAAGATAATTtgaatttgatcttattagaaaaataataaaaataagtctaaggaaaaaaatttataatttaaaaatttaaaaataaaaaatattaggagactaacactttttattaatattagctaatattttagactaacattttatttttaaagtattaaaatttCCTACATCAGATGATTGGAGAGACTGTTAGGAACGACCGCATATCGCCGTTATTAGTAGGAAGAGATCATATTGAGTTGTTGCATCTTCAGTTTGCAGatgatattattttattctgCCCTCCCGAGGAAGAGACGATCAAGAATTACAGGAGGCTGCTTCGGTGTTTTGAGTTGATGTCAGGTTTAagcattaattttgataaatctaGCTTGATCCCTATCAACTATGATGAAGGATGGGTACAACGTATGTGCAGTGTGTTGAATAGCCAAAGTGGAAGCCAGTAATAGACAAAGTGGAGGAGAAGCTCAGCATCTGAAAAGCCAAGGTCCTCAATAAGGCTAGTAAACTGGTGCTTAACAAATCTATGTTGAATAGCCTAGCAAGTTATTATTTGAGTTTGTATAAGATGTCAAAGACTGTAGCAGAGAAACTAATTTCCTTGCAGATGAGATTTCtatggagtaaggaggatgggaGGAGTGGTATGACTATGGTTAAGTGGGAAGTGGTTCAAACTCCAAAAAAATTAGGTGGTTTGGGAGTTGGGGATGCTATGATGCGTAACACTGCTCTTCTATTTAAATGGTGGTGGTGCTTCTCTAAAGAGGAGTGTCCGTTGTGAAAAAATGTGGTCTATTCCTGTAACAACCTGAATCCAAATGAGCTCATGTCCTCACAGAAATGACCTATTCGAGGGGGTTCGTGGAAGGACATTTGTTAGATACAGTTCAAGAATTAGGAAATCAAGCAGAAGATGATTACTGGGTTGTCCATGGAAGTGAGTGACGGGAGACGAACTCGGTTTTGGGAGGATATCTGGATTCATGGAGGTTCTTTGAAAGATTGTTTTCCAAAGCTCTTctcaatttcaaaccaaatagGATCGGTGATAGgggattgtggattttgggatgggttagtGTGGATATGGAATTTCAAGTGGAGGAGAGAattattccaatgggagttggatctAGTGGACCAGCTTCACCACACTTTGAGACTGGTGAACATTGAATTTGGAAGAGAGGATAGAGTTGTCTGGAAATATGATAAACAAGGAATTTtctctactaactcatttgtgcaggtgttgcaggTGGAAATGGTCCCGGAGGGAATATCAAGCTACAGCTTCACTAGGACTATTTGGAAAGGTCTTGTCCCACCTAGAGTAGAGTTGTTTGTCTGGTTTGTCCTAATTGGCAAGGTCAACACGAATGAGAGACTGAGTCGGTTTCGGATCATTCACCAAGAAGATAATTTATGTGTTTTATGTAATAATGGTATTGAATGTTGCCATCACTTGTTTCTTGATTGTAGCTTCTCTTGGCAGGTATGATGTGCTTGGTTATCATATGTTGGTGTGCAATGGACTTGTCCGGGTGCGATAAAAGAGCATTTCCAAAGTTGGACTGAGATCTCAAATAGAAAAGAGGAGTGCAAGAGATGGATGATGTGTTTTTGTACCATCATTTGGAACATATGGTTAGAATGAAACCGGATAATTTTCAAAacacaagaagaggagttgaggaGATTATCAACATGTCCTTCCGAAACTACAAGGAGTAGTTAGGAGCAGACCCTTTCTGTTGTTaatggcaatgccggagatgacagaAGGAATATCTAAGTTGTTTTACATGTGTGTTCTAGTTTGGTTTCTACGTTATTATCATCTATGCTCCACTTGTTGTGTTGAActtctctttcaaaaaaaaaatttaaaatttagaaattaaagtttAAAGTTGATCAaacattaacaaaaaataataatttttattaaatatgtaaCTTTGCTATCAAAAAtatctctccctctctttctctctctctatatatatatatataaaatttgaaaaaatctaTTATAGAATAAATTTATGTCACATCAGgagttttatataaattataattttataatataaaaaataatatatttctaCATAATAATGACATAAAACTTTAATTCACTTAATCAACTAAATTTAATACCTATTAttacttaattaaattaaaaatacaattaatatctccattaaaattataataataacttttaattacaaatatttaaagtatatattatttgatctatctaaatattttcaataactcttTCTTACTACTATTACTCTATTTATTAAGTTCTCAAATAAATTGTCCAAAATATCTCCGATAATTAAGTACATTCAGCTTTGAAGCAACAATATTTGTTTCTTGGTATATATTCcaatatatcataattaataaaattatttataattttatagtatttttttgtatttttattttaattagtttttaacctttttttatcCCCAAAAACATTAAAGATAAACCTTAAAATTACATTATGGAATACTGTCTATTGAAAAATATCAGCAAACATGGAAAACATTCACAGTAATAAAAAAAGCAGAATTTATTTTCTtagaatttattatattatatgataaaatatataagaattttttttgttatataaaaaTACTACAAAACATAATCAAGTCAATATTTAGAAAAGAGACAAActttacaaaattttatttttattatatatttttctttgtttttttaaataattatattgaatttatatccaaattaaaaatatgttttacaaatgaatttttaaatttagtattaatttacatattatttaattaaataatatgtaaattaatactaaattaataatatgtaatattttttaaatttatactatatagtataatttatttagttattcACGCGATGCGTGGGTATTGTCTAAtttatctaaaatctaaaaatcaCATGTCTAAAATTCATGttagtttgtttttattatttttaattttattctgttAGCAGAGATTTTTTTGGTTGAAAAATGAAATTGGATAAAGAGTAAAGGTTATAACTAACATTTTGGAAAAAAGTGTATATTGTATATTGAtgtttatattttattctattatataaaaagtctttattctttaaaaaataattttcactaTAGGCTATAGCATGACTCTTAAAAAGATCAAATTATCAATATGCAATAGCGTAACCCCTCTTATTTGTGAGTAGGTCAACCCATGTCTCCCTGTTGTTTACTTATAAGTTATAAACATGCTTTAATGTTTAAAAAATAACCAAGGAAAATCAGGTCCTGACTCCTGACCATCTTTTCTTGTATTAGTGTAGTAGAAACAAGTTGTGCCTCAACGAAATAATGCAAAAGCAGAGAGTGCTATGGTTTTGGTCCCTTCTATTCTCATTTATATTAAGAAACTCCACTTCACTAGATAATATAACTCCTGTTCAATCCATCACCGATGGAGAGACATTAATTTCGCTTGGAGGAACCTTTGAACTTGGCTTCTACAGCCCAAAGGGCCGATACTTAGGCATATGGTACCATAACATATTCCCTAAGGTAGTCGTGTGGGTGGCAAACAGAGAAAAACCCCTCAACAACACCTCCGGAGttctaaaactcaccggcaaagGACTACTTGTCCTTGTTAATGGCAGCAGCAACAGCAGCATTGTGTGGTCCACCAACATGTCAAGCAAAGTGGAAGATAAATGGAATCCAGTTGCACAGCTCTTGGAGTCAGGAAACCTTGTTGTCAAAGATGGCCATAATGGAGACCACTTTCTATGGCAGAGCTTTGATTATCCTTGTGATACATCGTTGCCAGGAATGAAGCTGGGATGGGACCTTGGAACAGGTCTAGAGAGGACCCTATCATCTTCAAAAAGTATTGATGATCCCGGCCGCGGACACTACACACTTAGAATAGACCTTAGAGGTGATCCACAAATTGTTCTAATGAAtggaaatgccacaacaattagAGTAGGGCCATGGAATGGGCTAATGTTTTCAGGAGCTACAACTTATTTGCGCTATAGTCAATTTTCATCTCAATTTGTTTTCAATGAACAAGAAGTGTTTGTTAGGTTCAGACCGGAAAATACATCCAAATATATTAGAGGTGTAGCGTACCCTTGGGGAGCTTTGCAGGTTTTGCATTGGTCAATACAAACCAGAGGCTGGGAGACCCTTATTTCTATACCGGAGGCCGAATGTGACAAGTATGCTACTTGTGGTGCAAATTCTATTTGCAGTACTACTCCTACTCCTGTCTGTTCATGCCTTGAAGGATTTGCACCAA
This region of Arachis hypogaea cultivar Tifrunner chromosome 8, arahy.Tifrunner.gnm2.J5K5, whole genome shotgun sequence genomic DNA includes:
- the LOC112705345 gene encoding uncharacterized protein, translating into MGATPFHRSILEVRLPKYFDKPMDMRYDGTQDPLEHLTAFEARMNLQGVGDEVRCRAFPVTLAGPAIWWFNGLPQGSIYGFADISRAFLAQFTTRIAKGKHPINLLGITQRPGEPTKKYLDRFNDECLEIDGLTDSVASLCLTNGLLNEDFRKHLTTKPVWTMHEIQTVAKEYINDEEVSQVVAANKRHSSYNPPKQQGNGERQKEQARDGGPSKAPRPFSRIGKFTNYTPLTLPIMEVYQQIAENGILSKPRPLKDRTRGNKSLYCDYHKGYGHQTQDCFDLKDALEQAIRDGKLTELSHLIREPRRRHRDQDEEGKTRSAKRRQEPEDKDHDLTVINVVTAKNTTPRSRSSHKKDTKVLAVSSSLVRSSKKPPSISFGPEDQWFDEAPENPPMVITARVGTGLVKRILVDMGADSNIMFCNVFDALGLRDADLSTHQHGVIGLGDHFIKPDGVISLPIFVGQDQGQRSAMAEFVIL